The Mangrovivirga cuniculi genomic sequence CCAGCCGTAAGTTGATTGTTGTTTAGCCCTGGAATGTATTCATCCATCCGCTGATAATAAGTTAATGCTTTTCATAATTTTTCATTTGAGCATATACGCCGCCAATATTGGCAAGGCTTGTAGCTATTCGGACAGGGTTTTCTTGTTTTTCTGCAATACTCAGTGATTCGAGATAATATTCCAATGCCTTCGCCTGGTTTCCTGCACTGTAAAATATTGCCCCGATATTATTAGCCATGTTTGACATCCCATCGAGATCATTTATTTCGCCAAATACTTCGTGCGCTTCAGTCCAGGTTTCTAATACTGCGCTATATTTTCCCTGGTAAAATTCCGCCATGCCAATCTGCTTGAGAGCCTGGGCTTCACCTGAACGATATTTAATATCCCTGCTTAATGAAAGTGCATCTTCTGCTATCTCTTTCGATTTACCAAGGTCTCCTTCGTTTCTAAATTCAACACTCAGACCGATCAGGTGGTTAACTTTGGTAGTATCCAGGTCAGCTTGCTCTATGAGATCATTTATACTATCAACAGCATCAGTTTGACCCTCACAAAGGAAGGTCAAACTGAATGTTATTATTAGTATTGTCTGAGTTATATACTTCATAGTTTGTTATTCTTTCATTATTGAGAATGTCTGTACTCCGGATTTACTGGTACACCTGATGACGTACATTCCATTTTGGTAATTCGTGAAATCTATTTCAATACTCGTGCCTATGCCCACCGGAATGATTGCTGAGGTAAAGAAATTGCCGTAATAATCAAACACTTCAACGGTAGTCTCATCTTCAAAATTCTTCTCAACTGTCAGGTAGGTCTGAACCGGATTAGGATAAATATTGTACGCTTCTGTTCCCTCACCACTATCACACTTATTTGAAGAAGAACTTGCATCACTACTGGTGGAGGTTTTATTAGTGCTCTCACGCGAGGTCAGATTCCATTTCAGATCATTGCCATCAAAGCGTATTTTAAATGTTCCTTCACCTGACAAGAAAATTTTTGGT encodes the following:
- a CDS encoding tetratricopeptide repeat protein, whose amino-acid sequence is MKYITQTILIITFSLTFLCEGQTDAVDSINDLIEQADLDTTKVNHLIGLSVEFRNEGDLGKSKEIAEDALSLSRDIKYRSGEAQALKQIGMAEFYQGKYSAVLETWTEAHEVFGEINDLDGMSNMANNIGAIFYSAGNQAKALEYYLESLSIAEKQENPVRIATSLANIGGVYAQMKNYEKH